CCGGGCGCATCCGGAGATCGAGCTGGACGTCGTGACGCTCTTCGACGCCGACACGGCCGTCGCCGCCCTCCGGGCCGGGACGATCGACGCGTCCTTCCGGGCCGTGACCATGCCGGGCCGGAGCCTTCCCGAGGACATCGAGGCGCTGCCGGTCCTGGACGAGCCGCTGCAGCTCCTCACGGGGCCCGGGCACGTGCTCGCGGGCGCGCGTTCCGTCCCGCTCGCCCGGCTCGCCGGCCACCGGATCTGGATTCCCGGCATCGTCGGCGGGACCGAGTGGGCGGCCTACTACGCGGACCTGGCCGACCGGTTCGGGCTCACCATCGAGGTGACGGGCCCGGACTTCGGCCCCGAGGCGCTGTTCGACACCATCGCGGACTCCCCCGAGCTGGCGACCCTCGTCGGCGAGGGCACCCGCCTGGTCTGGCCGCAGGGGCACGACCTGAGGCGCGTCGCCGTGCAGGGGCCGACTCCGGTCTACCCGCACTCACTTCTGTGGGCCGCGGACAACCCGCACCCCTCCCTGCTCAGCTTGCGCGAGCACCTCGCCCTGTCCCCCGAGGCCCCGGGGTCCTCCGCGTCGGCGGCGCGGGAGACCGACATCTGGACGCCCGCCTGGGCACGGCCTCGGGATCACGGTCTCGCGCCTTAGACTCGGAGCGCCCGGGGGACGGGCCGGTCCAGGGGAAGGCGGCCCATGATGTGGATCCATGATGCCGTGGGGGGCGCACTCGTCCTTCTGCTCGGTGCCGGGCTCATCTCCGCCGGGGTGCTGTGGAAGGGGCGCGCGGTCCGGCCGTTCGCCGCGTCCCGCGCGCGTTCCGTGGCCCAGCGGGAGTACGCCCGCGATCTGCAGCGCGCGGCCGACCAGGTGATCGCGCGGGCCCGCCGGTCCGCCGGCGAGGGCGAGCCGGCGATCGTCACCGTCGAGGCGGTGGTGCGCATGACGCAGGAGCGTTACGGATACGCCGGGGTGGAGCGGAGGCACGCGGCGGCCGCGCTGCGCCGCCGGTTCGAGCACTGGCGCTGCGCGGTCGACTGCGTCACCGACGCCTACGGCTGAACGTCCGTCTCGGGTACGGGCGTTCCCTGGTGGTAGTACATCCGCAGGCCCGTCCCGGCCGGCGCGGCGGGGTCCCGGCGCCAGAGCGAGCTGCGCCTGGCCCTCCGGCCGTCGAGGAGCGTCTCGTACGTGAGGTGGACGACACCGGGGGCGAGCAGCGTCCCGGAGAGGGCGGTGGGCTCGTGGCGCGGTCCGTTCTCCGTGGCGCCGGACATCTCGGGGAGCGCGGCGAGCATCTCCTCGTACGTCCAGCGCCGGCCGGAGGCGCCGACCTCGACGAACGCGGGGTCGAGAAGTTCGGCGGCGCGCGCCCGGGAGACGCGTACGGCCGGGTCAAGGAGCGCCAGTTCACCGGCGACGGCCTCGGCGATGTCGAGG
This sequence is a window from Streptomyces sp. NBC_00691. Protein-coding genes within it:
- a CDS encoding nuclear transport factor 2 family protein — encoded protein: MTAPGTPHDLDIAEAVAGELALLDPAVRVSRARAAELLDPAFVEVGASGRRWTYEEMLAALPEMSGATENGPRHEPTALSGTLLAPGVVHLTYETLLDGRRARRSSLWRRDPAAPAGTGLRMYYHQGTPVPETDVQP
- a CDS encoding LysR family transcriptional regulator; this translates as MDLDAVRTFLAVVDSGRFREAAAELAITQQAVSKRVAALERELGVRLLARTARGAEVTIDGQAFLPHARALLHAEARAMASVRPERRALRVDVIGRRLATAGLLRGFHRAHPEIELDVVTLFDADTAVAALRAGTIDASFRAVTMPGRSLPEDIEALPVLDEPLQLLTGPGHVLAGARSVPLARLAGHRIWIPGIVGGTEWAAYYADLADRFGLTIEVTGPDFGPEALFDTIADSPELATLVGEGTRLVWPQGHDLRRVAVQGPTPVYPHSLLWAADNPHPSLLSLREHLALSPEAPGSSASAARETDIWTPAWARPRDHGLAP